The following proteins are encoded in a genomic region of Methylibium petroleiphilum PM1:
- a CDS encoding NADH-quinone oxidoreductase subunit M, translating into MGLLSLAIWMPIVFGVVLLAAGRDEHAGVVRWIALVAAVLSFAVTLPLVTGFDTATASMQFSENLAWIDRFNVRYHLGVDGISVWFVLLTAFITVIVVIAAWEVVTERVNQYMGAFLILSGLMVGVFSALDGLLFYVFFEATLIPMYIIIGVWGGPRRVYAAFKFFLYTLLGSLLMLIALIYLYYKSGGSFEILEWHTLPLPMTAQTLLFFAFFAAFAVKVPMWPVHTWLPDAHVEAPTGGSVVLAAIMLKLGAYGFLRFSMPIAPDASHEWAFFVIALSLIAVLYIGLVALVQQDMKKLVAYSSIAHMGFVTLGFFIFNELGVSGGIVQMISHGFVSGAMFLCIGVLYDRVHSREIASYGGVVNTMPKFTALAVFFAMANCGLPGTAGFVGEWMVILGAVKFNFWIGLLAATTLIFGAAYTLWMVKRVYFGAVANDHVRELTDINGREFFMLSLLAAAVLWMGVYPKPFTDVMQVSVTELLKHVAVSKLN; encoded by the coding sequence ATGGGTCTGCTTTCGCTCGCCATCTGGATGCCGATCGTGTTCGGCGTTGTGCTGCTCGCCGCCGGGCGCGACGAGCACGCCGGCGTCGTCCGCTGGATCGCGCTGGTCGCCGCGGTGCTCAGCTTCGCCGTCACGCTGCCGCTCGTCACGGGCTTCGACACCGCGACCGCGTCGATGCAGTTCAGCGAGAACCTCGCCTGGATCGACCGCTTCAACGTGCGCTACCACCTGGGCGTCGACGGTATCTCGGTGTGGTTCGTGCTGCTCACGGCCTTCATCACGGTCATCGTCGTCATCGCCGCCTGGGAGGTGGTCACGGAGCGCGTCAACCAGTACATGGGCGCCTTCCTGATCCTGTCGGGCCTGATGGTCGGTGTGTTCTCGGCGCTCGACGGGCTGCTGTTCTACGTGTTCTTCGAGGCCACGCTGATCCCGATGTACATCATCATCGGCGTGTGGGGCGGCCCGCGGCGCGTCTATGCCGCGTTCAAGTTCTTCCTCTACACGCTGCTCGGCTCGCTGCTGATGCTGATCGCGCTGATCTACCTGTACTACAAGTCGGGCGGCAGCTTCGAGATCCTCGAGTGGCACACGCTGCCGCTGCCGATGACGGCGCAGACGCTGCTGTTCTTCGCCTTCTTCGCCGCCTTCGCGGTCAAGGTGCCGATGTGGCCGGTGCACACCTGGCTGCCCGACGCCCACGTCGAGGCACCGACCGGCGGCTCGGTGGTGCTGGCGGCCATCATGCTCAAGCTCGGCGCCTACGGCTTCCTGCGCTTCTCGATGCCGATCGCGCCGGACGCCAGCCACGAATGGGCCTTCTTCGTCATCGCGCTGTCGCTGATCGCCGTGCTGTACATCGGCCTGGTGGCGCTGGTGCAGCAGGACATGAAGAAGCTGGTGGCCTATTCGTCGATCGCCCACATGGGCTTCGTGACGTTGGGCTTCTTCATCTTCAACGAACTGGGCGTCTCGGGCGGCATCGTGCAGATGATCAGCCACGGCTTCGTCTCGGGGGCCATGTTCCTGTGCATCGGCGTGCTCTACGACCGCGTCCACTCGCGCGAGATCGCGTCCTACGGCGGGGTGGTCAACACGATGCCGAAGTTCACCGCGCTGGCGGTCTTCTTCGCCATGGCCAACTGCGGCCTGCCGGGCACCGCCGGCTTCGTCGGCGAGTGGATGGTGATCCTCGGCGCCGTGAAGTTCAACTTCTGGATCGGCCTGCTGGCAGCCACGACGCTGATCTTCGGTGCTGCCTACACGCTTTGGATGGTCAAGCGCGTCTACTTCGGCGCGGTGGCGAACGACCACGTGCGCGAACTGACCGACATCAACGGCCGCGAGTTCTTCATGTTGTCGCTGCTGGCCGCCGCGGTGCTGTGGATGGGCGTCTACCCGAAGCCCTTCACCGACGTGATGCAGGTCTCCGTGACCGAACTGCTGAAGCACGTGGCTGTCTCGAAGCTGAACTGA
- the nuoN gene encoding NADH-quinone oxidoreductase subunit NuoN — protein sequence MNDMNWLAIYPEIVLLAMTCVIALVDLYSRSPKRTLTYVLSLATLVAVALMHLSYFRGGFTLYAMQGMVVADPMGHLLAFFATVATFITLVYARPYAADRELLKGELFTLALFSLLGISIMISANNFLVIYLGLELMSLSLYALVALRRDHAVSTEAAMKYFVLGALASGFLLYGLSMMYGATGSLDLGEVFKAIGTGQINKQVLVFGVVFVVAGLGFKLGVVPFHMWVPDVYQGAPTAITLMIAGAPKLAAFAITIRLLVEGMIGLALDWQQMLIVLSVASMVIGNVAAIAQSNLKRMLAYSAIAQLGFMLLGLTPTVISGNTFSAANGYSSAMFYLVTYLLTTLCTFGVIMVLARQGFEAEEIDDLRGLNQRNPLLAAIMGICMFSLAGIPPAVGFYAKLAVLQALVSTNVTGYIVLAVVAVLLSLVGAFYYLRVVKTMYFDEPAAGPALVAGPTEVRVLLSLNGAAVLVFGLLPGGLMALCADAIRLALAT from the coding sequence ATGAACGACATGAACTGGCTCGCCATCTACCCCGAGATCGTGCTGCTCGCGATGACCTGCGTGATCGCGCTGGTCGATCTGTACTCGCGATCGCCCAAGCGCACCCTGACCTATGTGCTGTCACTGGCGACGCTGGTCGCCGTGGCGCTGATGCATCTCAGCTACTTCCGGGGCGGCTTCACGCTCTACGCGATGCAGGGCATGGTGGTGGCCGATCCGATGGGCCATCTGCTGGCCTTCTTCGCCACCGTCGCGACCTTCATCACGCTGGTCTACGCGCGCCCTTATGCCGCCGACCGCGAGCTGCTGAAGGGCGAACTGTTCACGCTGGCGCTGTTCTCGCTGCTCGGGATCTCGATCATGATCTCGGCCAACAACTTCCTGGTCATCTACCTGGGCCTGGAGCTGATGTCGCTGAGCCTGTACGCGCTGGTCGCGCTGCGCCGGGATCACGCGGTGTCCACCGAAGCGGCGATGAAGTATTTCGTGCTGGGCGCGCTCGCCAGCGGCTTCCTGCTGTACGGCCTGTCGATGATGTACGGCGCGACCGGTTCGCTCGACCTCGGCGAGGTGTTCAAGGCCATCGGCACCGGGCAGATCAACAAGCAGGTGCTGGTGTTCGGCGTGGTGTTCGTGGTCGCCGGCCTGGGCTTCAAGCTCGGCGTCGTGCCCTTCCACATGTGGGTGCCTGACGTCTATCAGGGTGCGCCCACGGCGATCACGCTGATGATCGCCGGCGCTCCCAAGCTGGCCGCCTTCGCGATCACGATCCGCCTGCTGGTCGAGGGCATGATCGGCCTCGCGCTCGACTGGCAGCAGATGCTCATCGTGCTGTCGGTCGCGTCGATGGTGATCGGCAATGTCGCCGCGATCGCGCAGAGCAACCTCAAGCGCATGCTGGCCTATTCGGCGATCGCCCAGCTCGGCTTCATGCTGCTGGGCCTGACGCCGACCGTGATCTCCGGCAACACCTTCTCGGCCGCCAACGGCTACAGCTCGGCGATGTTCTACCTGGTCACCTACCTGCTGACCACGTTGTGCACCTTCGGCGTGATCATGGTGTTGGCACGCCAGGGCTTCGAGGCCGAGGAGATCGATGACCTCCGTGGGCTCAACCAGCGCAACCCGCTGCTCGCAGCCATCATGGGCATCTGCATGTTCTCGCTGGCGGGCATCCCGCCGGCGGTGGGCTTCTATGCCAAGCTCGCGGTGCTGCAGGCGCTGGTGTCGACCAACGTCACCGGCTACATCGTGCTGGCTGTCGTGGCGGTGCTGTTGTCGCTGGTGGGCGCCTTCTATTACCTGCGCGTCGTCAAGACCATGTACTTCGACGAGCCGGCCGCCGGCCCGGCGCTCGTCGCAGGACCGACCGAGGTGCGCGTGCTGTTGTCGCTGAATGGCGCGGCGGTGCTGGTGTTCGGCCTGCTGCCCGGTGGTCTGATGGCGCTGTGCGCCGACGCCATCCGGCTCGCGCTGGCCACCTGA
- a CDS encoding DUF2818 family protein produces the protein MTTSPAVWLVLALALLAANLPFVNERLFVVGPQRAPAKPLGWRLLELLSLGALVVLLGMGLEARIGQRHPQGWEFYAVMLCLFFTFAFPGFVWRYLRRHPPG, from the coding sequence ATGACGACTTCGCCCGCCGTCTGGCTGGTGCTCGCCCTGGCGCTGCTGGCGGCCAATCTGCCGTTCGTCAATGAACGGTTGTTTGTCGTTGGCCCGCAACGGGCGCCAGCCAAGCCGCTCGGCTGGCGCCTGCTCGAACTGCTGAGCCTGGGCGCGCTCGTCGTGCTGCTCGGCATGGGACTCGAGGCCCGCATCGGTCAGCGCCATCCGCAGGGTTGGGAGTTCTATGCGGTGATGCTGTGCCTGTTCTTCACGTTCGCATTTCCCGGCTTCGTGTGGCGTTACCTTCGGCGCCATCCTCCTGGCTGA
- a CDS encoding NUDIX domain-containing protein: protein MSATPDRMSPADDRHLREDCVISTQVYRGHFLDVRRDTVRLPDGGEAAREYIVHPGAVMIVPLLDDGRLVVERQFRYPLHRAFIEFPAGKLDACEPVLHCAVRELAEETGYRAREWARAGLLHNAIAYSDEGIEVWFARGLVAGERHLDAGEFLDVSTVTLEELEVMAASGELTDAKTLIGMLWLTHWRAGRWVLQWQPAPTGVVGA, encoded by the coding sequence ATGAGTGCCACACCCGACCGGATGTCCCCCGCCGACGACCGCCACCTGCGTGAGGACTGCGTCATCAGCACCCAGGTCTATCGCGGCCATTTTCTCGACGTGCGCCGCGACACGGTGCGCCTGCCGGACGGTGGCGAAGCGGCCCGCGAGTACATCGTCCACCCCGGGGCCGTGATGATCGTGCCGTTGCTCGACGACGGCCGCCTGGTCGTCGAGCGGCAGTTCCGCTATCCCTTGCACCGTGCCTTCATCGAGTTCCCGGCCGGCAAGCTGGACGCCTGCGAACCCGTGCTGCATTGCGCGGTGCGCGAGTTGGCCGAGGAGACCGGCTACCGGGCGCGCGAATGGGCGCGGGCCGGCCTGCTGCACAACGCCATCGCCTACTCCGACGAAGGCATCGAGGTCTGGTTCGCGCGTGGTCTGGTCGCCGGCGAGCGCCATCTCGACGCCGGCGAGTTCCTCGACGTCTCCACGGTCACGCTGGAGGAGCTCGAGGTGATGGCGGCGAGCGGCGAACTGACCGACGCGAAAACGCTGATCGGCATGCTATGGCTCACGCATTGGCGCGCCGGGCGCTGGGTTTTGCAATGGCAGCCCGCACCGACGGGCGTCGTTGGCGCATGA
- a CDS encoding DUF1178 family protein, producing MKVLSLRCSHGHGFEGWFGSEDDYRSQCERGLVECPLCGSGEISRLPSAPRLNLSPSRAVEAASSAPTPEQQSVEALWLRAVHHVMAQTEDVGERFADEARRIHYGETAERGIRGQASAEQTQALREEGIEVHALPVPKALKGPLQ from the coding sequence ATGAAGGTTCTGAGTCTGCGCTGCTCGCACGGTCATGGCTTCGAGGGCTGGTTCGGCTCCGAAGACGATTACCGTTCACAGTGCGAGCGCGGGCTGGTCGAGTGCCCGCTCTGCGGCAGCGGCGAGATCAGCCGCCTGCCCAGCGCACCGCGTCTGAATCTCTCGCCGTCGCGTGCGGTCGAGGCGGCTTCCAGTGCGCCGACGCCCGAGCAGCAGAGCGTCGAGGCGCTCTGGCTGCGCGCGGTGCACCACGTGATGGCCCAGACGGAGGACGTCGGCGAGCGCTTCGCCGACGAGGCCCGCCGCATCCACTACGGCGAGACCGCGGAGCGCGGCATCCGTGGCCAGGCCAGCGCCGAGCAGACCCAGGCGCTGCGCGAGGAGGGCATCGAAGTGCATGCGCTGCCGGTGCCCAAGGCGCTCAAAGGCCCGCTTCAGTAG
- a CDS encoding FAD-binding oxidoreductase, whose amino-acid sequence MSASLLDALRAALGPAQVLTDGDRSAWEIDWRKRYHGKALAVVRPGSAAEVAAVVRACVAHGTSLVPQGGNTGLVGGGVPDGSGRQVLLSLARLNRVRAIDAANSTMTVEAGCVLQAVQEAAAAQSLLFPLSLAAEGSCTIGGNLATNAGGTQVLRYGNARELCLGLEVVTAAGEIWDGLSGLRKDNTGYDLRDLYIGSEGTLGVITAATLKLHPQPAARCTALAACATLADAVALLQRAQARLGAGLTGFEVMGRFALSLVEKHFPALPRPLAPSPWTVLLEQSDIEDEAHARGLFEGLLESALEAGTIVDAAVAESVQQSRQLWHLRESIPLAQAEEGLNIKHDIALPVSRIPDFVVTTDALLQAAVPGARLVNFGHLGDGNLHYNVQAPEGIDAAAFLRGHEPAVNRIVYDAVQAHGGSISAEHGIGALKREELQHYESPVALALMRSIKQALDPQGLMNPGRLL is encoded by the coding sequence ATGAGCGCTTCGCTGCTCGATGCGCTGCGCGCCGCGCTGGGGCCGGCGCAGGTGCTGACCGATGGCGACCGCTCGGCCTGGGAGATCGACTGGCGCAAGCGCTATCACGGCAAGGCGCTGGCGGTGGTCCGGCCCGGCAGCGCGGCCGAAGTCGCGGCGGTGGTGCGGGCTTGCGTCGCGCACGGCACGAGTCTGGTCCCGCAGGGCGGCAACACCGGCCTGGTCGGGGGTGGCGTGCCCGACGGTAGCGGTCGCCAGGTGTTGCTGAGCCTGGCGCGCCTGAACCGCGTGCGCGCCATCGACGCCGCCAACTCGACGATGACGGTCGAGGCCGGCTGCGTGCTGCAAGCGGTGCAGGAGGCTGCCGCCGCGCAGAGCCTGCTGTTTCCGCTGAGCCTGGCGGCCGAGGGCAGCTGCACGATCGGCGGCAACCTGGCCACCAACGCCGGGGGCACCCAGGTGCTGCGCTACGGCAATGCGCGTGAACTGTGCCTGGGGCTCGAGGTGGTGACCGCCGCCGGCGAGATCTGGGACGGCCTGAGTGGCCTGCGCAAGGACAACACCGGCTACGACCTGCGCGACCTGTACATCGGCAGCGAAGGCACGCTGGGCGTCATCACCGCGGCGACGCTGAAGCTGCACCCGCAACCTGCGGCACGCTGCACCGCGCTGGCCGCGTGCGCCACGCTGGCCGACGCCGTGGCCTTGCTGCAGCGGGCCCAGGCCCGGCTCGGCGCCGGGCTGACCGGCTTCGAGGTGATGGGGCGCTTTGCGCTGTCGCTGGTCGAGAAACACTTCCCCGCCCTGCCGCGACCGCTGGCGCCCAGCCCGTGGACAGTGCTGCTCGAGCAGTCGGACATCGAAGACGAGGCACATGCACGCGGGTTGTTCGAAGGGTTGCTCGAGAGCGCGCTCGAGGCGGGCACGATCGTCGATGCCGCGGTGGCCGAGAGCGTGCAGCAATCGAGGCAGCTGTGGCACCTGCGCGAGAGCATCCCGCTGGCCCAGGCCGAGGAAGGCCTGAACATCAAGCACGACATTGCGCTGCCGGTGTCGCGCATCCCGGACTTCGTGGTCACCACCGACGCCTTGCTGCAGGCTGCCGTGCCGGGCGCCCGGCTGGTGAACTTCGGCCACCTCGGCGACGGCAATCTGCACTACAACGTGCAGGCGCCGGAAGGGATCGACGCGGCGGCATTCCTGCGCGGCCACGAGCCGGCCGTGAACCGGATCGTCTATGACGCCGTCCAGGCGCATGGCGGCTCGATCTCGGCCGAGCATGGCATCGGCGCGCTCAAGCGCGAGGAACTGCAGCACTACGAGTCGCCGGTCGCACTGGCACTGATGCGCTCGATCAAGCAGGCCCTCGATCCTCAGGGGCTGATGAACCCCGGCCGCCTGCTCTGA
- a CDS encoding DUF2069 domain-containing protein encodes MFRCNAVDGTRAVAVGSLLGLIVLGLLWELWLAPTGSGMLAFKVLPLALPLAGLLKRRMYTYRWVSLLVWLYFIEGVVRASGDRGLSAWLAGLEIVLCLTLFAACALHVRWRFKQAAAGASS; translated from the coding sequence ATGTTTCGATGCAATGCGGTGGACGGCACGCGGGCCGTCGCGGTGGGGAGCCTGCTCGGCCTGATCGTGCTCGGTCTGTTGTGGGAGCTCTGGCTGGCGCCGACCGGCAGCGGCATGCTGGCATTCAAGGTGCTGCCGCTCGCGCTGCCGCTGGCCGGCCTGCTGAAGCGGCGCATGTACACCTACCGCTGGGTCAGCCTGCTGGTTTGGCTCTACTTCATCGAGGGCGTGGTGCGCGCCAGCGGCGACCGTGGCCTGAGCGCCTGGCTCGCGGGGCTGGAGATCGTGCTGTGCTTGACCTTGTTCGCCGCCTGCGCGCTGCACGTGCGCTGGCGCTTCAAGCAGGCCGCTGCCGGCGCCTCGTCATGA
- a CDS encoding YihY family inner membrane protein, protein MTVPDLLKAGWRERIALLAETLQTWPWLDTLKTLRQRFREDRLGLTASSLTFTTTIALVPLATVTLAIFSAFPMFGQFQGALEKYFIQSLVPDGIAKPVLGALTQFAGKAHRLGTVGLVVLVLTALALMLTIDRTLNAIWRVRKPRPIAQRVLVYWAAATLGPLLLGVSLTLTSYAISASRGVVGAMPGSLSVLLNALEFGLLAAAMAGLFHYVPNTEVRWRHALAGGLFVSAGFELAKKGLAWYLAQVPTYSTIYGAFATVPIFLIWLYLGWVIVLLGAVIAAYAPSLSMHIVRQPNTPGYRFQAAVQLLRELAAARARGERGLGLVGLASTLRTDPLQIEPSLERLVELDWVGRLDEAGEKRYVLLCDPNTTPAQPLLAALLLDPSPGLRGFWQRARFGEMTLQELI, encoded by the coding sequence ATGACCGTTCCCGATCTCCTGAAGGCCGGCTGGCGCGAACGCATCGCGCTGCTGGCCGAGACGCTGCAGACCTGGCCCTGGCTCGACACGCTGAAGACCCTGCGCCAGCGCTTTCGCGAAGACCGCCTCGGGCTCACCGCCAGCAGTCTGACCTTCACCACCACGATCGCACTGGTGCCGCTGGCCACCGTGACGCTGGCGATCTTCAGCGCCTTCCCGATGTTCGGCCAGTTCCAGGGTGCCCTGGAAAAGTACTTCATCCAGTCGCTGGTGCCCGATGGCATCGCCAAGCCGGTGCTGGGCGCGCTGACGCAGTTCGCCGGCAAGGCGCACCGGCTGGGCACCGTCGGCCTGGTGGTGCTGGTGCTCACGGCGCTGGCGCTGATGCTCACGATCGATCGCACGCTCAACGCGATCTGGCGTGTGCGCAAGCCGCGGCCGATCGCGCAGCGCGTGCTGGTCTACTGGGCCGCCGCCACGCTCGGTCCGCTGCTGCTGGGCGTGAGCCTGACGCTCACCTCCTATGCGATCTCGGCTTCGCGCGGCGTGGTCGGCGCCATGCCGGGCAGCCTGAGCGTGTTGCTCAATGCACTGGAGTTCGGCCTGCTGGCTGCGGCGATGGCCGGGCTGTTCCACTACGTGCCCAACACCGAGGTGCGCTGGCGCCACGCCCTGGCGGGCGGGCTGTTCGTGTCGGCCGGTTTCGAGCTGGCCAAGAAGGGCCTGGCCTGGTACCTGGCCCAGGTGCCGACCTACTCGACGATCTACGGCGCTTTCGCCACCGTGCCCATCTTCCTGATCTGGCTCTACCTCGGCTGGGTGATCGTTCTACTCGGCGCGGTGATCGCCGCCTACGCGCCGAGCCTGTCGATGCACATCGTGCGGCAGCCCAACACCCCGGGCTACCGCTTCCAGGCCGCCGTCCAACTGCTGCGCGAGCTGGCCGCGGCGCGCGCCCGCGGTGAACGCGGCCTGGGGCTCGTCGGCCTGGCGTCCACGCTGCGCACCGATCCGCTGCAGATCGAGCCCTCGCTGGAGCGGCTGGTCGAGCTCGACTGGGTCGGTCGCCTCGACGAGGCCGGCGAGAAGCGCTATGTGCTGCTCTGCGACCCGAACACGACGCCGGCTCAGCCGCTGCTCGCCGCGCTGCTGCTCGACCCCAGCCCCGGTTTGCGGGGGTTCTGGCAGCGCGCGCGCTTCGGCGAGATGACGCTGCAGGAGCTGATCTGA
- a CDS encoding CBS domain-containing protein, with protein sequence MKVSDILRVKGGTLFTVTPSQPLAEALRTMAERDIGSLVVMEHGDVVGLLTFREVIQAIVGNGGNVGDTIVRTVMEDHPMTCTPDTEIDEVRRMMLGRHARYMPVLTQRTLMGVISFYDVAKAVVDGQDFENRMLKAYIRDWPVEEDSAPAPQQ encoded by the coding sequence ATGAAAGTCAGCGACATCCTGCGCGTCAAGGGGGGCACCCTGTTCACCGTCACGCCCTCCCAGCCCCTGGCCGAGGCGTTGCGCACCATGGCAGAGCGCGACATCGGCTCGCTGGTCGTGATGGAGCACGGTGATGTGGTGGGCCTGCTGACCTTCCGCGAGGTCATCCAGGCTATCGTCGGCAATGGTGGCAATGTGGGCGACACCATCGTGCGCACGGTCATGGAAGACCACCCGATGACCTGCACCCCCGACACCGAGATCGACGAAGTGCGCCGCATGATGCTCGGCCGCCATGCCCGTTACATGCCGGTGCTGACCCAGCGCACCCTGATGGGCGTGATCTCGTTCTACGACGTCGCCAAGGCGGTGGTCGACGGGCAGGATTTCGAGAACCGCATGCTCAAGGCCTACATCCGCGACTGGCCGGTCGAGGAAGACTCCGCCCCGGCGCCCCAGCAGTAG
- the aroC gene encoding chorismate synthase yields MSGSTLGHLFCVTNFGESHGPAIGCVIDGCPPGMSLSEADIQPELDRRRPGTSRHVTQRNEPDAVEILSGVHEGRTTGTPICLLIRNTDQRSKDYGNIVQTFRPGHADYTYWHKYGLRDPRGGGRSSARLTAPMVGAGAVAKKWLKEHHGIAFRGGMAALGEIDIAFEGWQHVPDNPFFAPNASQIGQLEDFMDALRKEGDSVGARIVVEATGVPVGWGEPLFDKLDADIAHVMMGLNAVKGVEIGAGFASVAHRGSMHGDELTPQGFRSNHAGGVLGGISTGQDIRVSIAIKPTSSIRTPRQSIDLQGQPATVETFGRHDPCVGIRATPIAEALLALVLMDHALRHRAQCGDVRLPVAPIAAHLPDA; encoded by the coding sequence ATGTCCGGCAGCACCCTCGGCCACTTGTTTTGCGTCACCAACTTCGGTGAATCCCACGGACCCGCCATCGGTTGCGTGATCGACGGCTGTCCGCCCGGCATGAGCCTGAGCGAGGCCGACATCCAGCCCGAGCTGGACCGCCGCCGTCCCGGCACCTCGCGCCACGTGACCCAGCGCAATGAGCCCGACGCGGTGGAGATCCTGTCCGGCGTCCACGAGGGCCGCACCACCGGCACACCGATCTGCCTGCTGATCCGCAACACCGACCAGCGCAGCAAGGACTACGGCAACATCGTCCAGACCTTCCGCCCCGGCCACGCCGACTACACCTACTGGCACAAGTACGGCCTGCGCGACCCGCGCGGCGGTGGTCGCAGCTCGGCGCGCCTCACCGCGCCGATGGTCGGTGCCGGCGCGGTGGCGAAGAAGTGGCTCAAGGAACACCACGGCATCGCCTTTCGCGGCGGCATGGCGGCGCTGGGCGAGATCGACATCGCCTTCGAGGGCTGGCAGCATGTGCCGGACAACCCCTTCTTCGCGCCCAACGCCAGCCAGATCGGCCAGCTCGAGGACTTCATGGACGCCTTGCGCAAGGAGGGCGATTCGGTCGGCGCGCGCATCGTTGTCGAGGCCACCGGCGTGCCGGTCGGCTGGGGCGAGCCGCTGTTCGACAAGCTCGACGCCGACATCGCCCACGTGATGATGGGGCTCAATGCCGTCAAGGGCGTCGAGATCGGTGCGGGCTTCGCGAGCGTCGCGCACCGCGGCTCGATGCACGGCGACGAACTCACGCCCCAGGGCTTTCGCAGCAACCACGCCGGCGGTGTGCTCGGCGGCATCAGCACCGGGCAGGATATCCGCGTATCGATCGCGATCAAGCCCACCAGCTCGATCCGCACGCCACGCCAGTCGATCGACCTGCAGGGCCAGCCGGCGACGGTCGAGACCTTCGGCCGCCACGACCCCTGCGTCGGCATCCGCGCCACGCCGATCGCCGAGGCGCTGCTGGCGCTGGTGCTGATGGACCATGCACTGCGCCACCGCGCGCAGTGCGGCGACGTGCGCCTGCCGGTGGCGCCGATCGCGGCGCACCTGCCGGACGCCTGA
- a CDS encoding metallopeptidase TldD-related protein: MSGLTERPHFDALADSVCRADGVDRVSLALNAEASDFLRFNRAALRQATHVLQAQATLAVVRGRRHTESSLTLTGDLALDTQRLLAERTLLIHDLSLIPDDPWLLLPEEAHSSDRDDRGALPSPAAVIDAVREHADGLDFVGFYAGGPVVRAYADSLGARHWRRVESFDFEWCLVHAADKAVKTQYGGTAWSLSEFAARLREAAAQLALLRQPARALPPGAYRALFSPAAMNELLATLGWSGFGLKARRTGVSSLAKLAHGDARLHPSVRLSEAPGHGFTPAFTADGFVRPAEVLLVSDGRAVDTLNAPRSAREYGLPANGANAAETPEALALAPGALPHGRLLETLGSGLCVSNLWYLNYSDRQACRMTGMTRFACFWVEGGELAAPLEVMRFDDSFLRLFGDGLVGLGDRCERMPDSSTYQSRQLASITAPAALVDGWRLTL, from the coding sequence ATGAGCGGGCTGACCGAGCGCCCTCACTTCGACGCGCTGGCCGACAGCGTGTGCCGCGCCGATGGCGTGGACCGCGTCAGTCTGGCACTGAACGCCGAGGCCAGCGACTTCCTGCGCTTCAACCGCGCGGCGCTGCGCCAGGCCACCCATGTGCTGCAGGCACAGGCGACGCTGGCCGTGGTGCGCGGCCGGCGCCACACCGAGAGCAGCCTCACCCTCACCGGCGACCTGGCGCTCGACACGCAACGCCTGCTCGCCGAGCGCACGCTTCTGATCCACGATCTCTCGCTGATCCCCGACGACCCCTGGCTGCTGCTGCCGGAGGAAGCGCACAGCAGCGACCGCGACGACCGCGGTGCGCTGCCGTCGCCCGCGGCCGTGATCGACGCCGTGCGCGAGCACGCCGACGGCCTGGACTTCGTCGGCTTCTATGCCGGCGGCCCGGTGGTGCGCGCCTACGCCGACAGCCTGGGTGCACGCCACTGGCGCCGCGTGGAAAGCTTTGACTTCGAGTGGTGCCTGGTCCACGCTGCCGACAAGGCGGTGAAAACGCAGTACGGCGGCACGGCGTGGTCGCTGTCCGAGTTCGCGGCACGCCTTCGCGAAGCGGCAGCCCAGCTCGCGCTGCTGCGCCAGCCGGCGCGCGCGCTGCCGCCCGGTGCCTACCGCGCGCTGTTCAGCCCGGCGGCGATGAACGAACTGCTGGCCACGCTGGGCTGGAGTGGCTTCGGCCTGAAGGCCCGGCGCACCGGCGTGTCCTCGCTGGCGAAGCTGGCGCACGGCGACGCCCGCCTGCACCCGTCGGTGCGCCTGAGCGAGGCGCCCGGCCACGGTTTCACGCCGGCCTTCACGGCCGACGGCTTCGTGCGCCCGGCCGAGGTCCTGCTGGTCAGCGACGGCCGCGCCGTCGACACGCTGAACGCGCCCCGCTCGGCCCGCGAGTACGGCCTGCCGGCCAACGGCGCGAATGCGGCCGAGACGCCGGAGGCGCTGGCGCTGGCGCCCGGTGCACTGCCGCATGGGCGACTGCTCGAGACGCTAGGCTCGGGCCTCTGCGTGAGCAACCTCTGGTACCTGAACTACAGCGACCGCCAGGCCTGCCGCATGACCGGCATGACACGCTTCGCCTGCTTCTGGGTCGAGGGCGGCGAACTGGCCGCGCCGCTGGAGGTGATGCGCTTCGACGACAGCTTCCTGCGCCTGTTCGGCGATGGCCTGGTGGGCCTGGGCGACCGTTGCGAGCGGATGCCCGACAGCAGCACCTACCAGTCGCGGCAGCTCGCCTCGATCACGGCACCTGCGGCCCTCGTCGACGGCTGGCGGCTCACGCTCTGA